Proteins co-encoded in one Setaria viridis chromosome 9, Setaria_viridis_v4.0, whole genome shotgun sequence genomic window:
- the LOC117836892 gene encoding defensin SD2, with the protein MELSRKLFSAVLLVLLLLVATEVGGPVGVAEARTCLSQSHKFRGPCVRRANCANVCRTEGFPDGKCRGLRRRCFCTTHCRE; encoded by the exons ATGGAGCTCTCTCGCAAGCTCTTCTCGgccgtcctcctcgtcctgctgctgctcgtggcCACAG AGGTCGGAGGTCCGGTGGGCGTGGCGGAGGCGCGTACGTGCCTGTCGCAGAGCCACAAGTTCCGGGGACCCTGCGTGCGCAGGGCCAACTGCGCCAACGTCTGCAGGACCGAGGGCTTCCCGGACGGCAAGTGCCGGGGCTTACGCCGCCGCTGCTTCTGCACCACGCACTGCCGTGAGTGA
- the LOC117836309 gene encoding trans-cinnamate:CoA ligase, peroxisomal — protein sequence MNQLPKRPANYVPLSPVGFLPRANAVYGDRLSVIYGRVRFTWSETYRRCRSLASALLALGIRRGDVVSVLAPNVPAMYEMHFAVPMAGAVLNTINTRLDANAVATILRHSEAKLFFVDYDCVRLAGDALRLLAAEAGRHVPLVAVIDDIDAPTGVRLGELEYEGLVAHGDAEAELPPLADEWDAVTLNYTSGTTSAPKGVVYSHRGAYLSTTSLLLQWGVGTEPVYLWTLPMFHCNGWTFTWGMAARGGVNVCIRDARAADIYRAIARHRVTHMCCAPVVFSILLEGDDATSSKRQLEAPVHVLTGGAPPPAALLERVERIGFRVTHAYGLTEATGPALACEWRDQWDRLPLPERARLKARQGVSVLSLADADVKNADTMASVPRDGKTLGEIVLRGSSVMKGYLNNPKANEEAFRGGWFLTGDVGVVHEDGYIEIKDRSKDVIISGGENICSKEVEEVLFRHPAVADAAVVAMPHPRWGETPCAFVVARDKAARVSEDDVLAFCSKRMARFMVPKKVVVMEALPRNGLGKVEKVKLREVARKLAPTVTAQKPKGKTTTVGGRRDEQQVAHVMAVSRL from the coding sequence ATGAACCAGCTCCCGAAGCGCCCGGCCAACTACGTGCCGCTGAGCCCCGTCGGGTTCCTGCCGCGCGCCAATGCCGTCTACGGCGACCGCTTGTCGGTCATCTACGGCCGCGTCCGCTTCACCTGGAGCGAGACgtaccgccgctgccgcagccTCGCCTCCGCGCTCCTCGCGCTCGGCATCCGCAGGGGCGACGTCGTCTCCGTGCTCGCGCCCAACGTCCCGGCCATGTACGAGATGCACTTCGCCGTGCCCATGGCCGGCGCGGTGCTCAACACCATCAACACCCGCCTCGACGCCAACGCCGTCGCCACCATCCTGCGCCACTCCGAGGCCAAGCTCTTCTTCGTCGACTACGACTGCGtgcgcctcgccggcgacgcgctccgcctcctcgccgccgaagCCGGCAGGCATGTCCCGCTCGTCGCCGTCATCGACGACATCGACGCGCCCACCGGGGTCCGACTCGGCGAGCTCGAGTACGAGGGCCTGGTCGCGCACGGTGACGCGGAAGCCGAGCTCCCGCCGCTCGCCGACGAGTGGGACGCCGTCACGCTCAACTACACGTCCGGCACCACGTCGGCGCCCAAGGGGGTCGTTTACAGCCACCGCGGCGCGTACCTGAGCACCACCAGCCTGCTGCTGCAGTGGGGGGTGGGCACCGAGCCCGTCTACCTGTGGACGCTCCCCATGTTCCACTGCAACGGCTGGACCTTCACGTGGGGcatggcggcgcgcggcggcgtcaaCGTCTGCATCCgcgacgcgcgcgccgcggacATCTACCGCGCCATCGCGCGCCACCGCGTCACCCACATGTGCTGCGCGCCCGTCGTCTTCAGCATCCTTCTCGAGGGCGACGACGCCACCAGCAGCAAGCGGCAGCTCGAGGCCCCGGTCCACGtcctcaccggcggcgccccgccgccggccgcgctgcTGGAGCGCGTCGAGCGGATCGGCTTCCGCGTCACGCACGCCTACGGCCTCACGGAGGCGACGGGGCCCGCGCTCGCGTGCGAGTGGCGGGACCAGTGGGACCGCCTGCCGCTCCCGGAGCGCGCGCGCCTCAAGGCGCGCCAGGGGGTCAGCGTCCTGtccctcgccgacgccgacgtcaagAACGCCGACACCATGGCCAGCGTGCCGCGCGACGGGAAGACCTTGGGGGAGATCGTGCTCCGCGGCAGCAGCGTCATGAAGGGCTACCTCAACAACCCCAAGGCCAACGAGGAGGCCTTCAGGGGCGGCTGGTTCCTGACGGGCGACGTCGGCGTCGTGCACGAGGACGGGTACATCGAGATCAAGGACAGGTCCAAGGACGTGATCATTAGCGGGGGAGAAAACATTTGCAGtaaggaggtggaggaggtgctgTTCCGGCACCCGGCCGTGGCGGACGCGGCGGTGGTCGCCATGCCGCACCCGCGCTGGGGCGAGACGCCGTGCGCCTTCGTCGTGGCCAGGGACAAGGCCGCCCGCGTCTCTGAGGACGATGTGCTCGCGTTCTGCAGCAAGCGCATGGCGCGCTTCATGGTGCCTAAGAAGGTGGTGGTCATGGAAGCCCTACCCAGAAATGGACTCGGAAAGGTCGAGAAGGTCAAGCTCCGGGAGGTGGCACGTAAACTGGCGCCAACAGTGACGGCGCAGAAGCCCAaggggaagacgacgacggtCGGCGGGCGCCGCGACGAGCAGCAGGTGGCGCACGTCATGGCCGTCTCGAGGCTATAG